Genomic window (Bombus pascuorum chromosome 8, iyBomPasc1.1, whole genome shotgun sequence):
TTGTTAACAAAATTCTCGGAGATGCTAACCTACATCCAGTAGAAAATGAGTAACACTGGTAGCGCTTCGTGTTTTATTCCGGATCTCAAGTCATCATACTCCGATGAAGATAACACGTTGGTGCGAAATCTGTCAGGAATGAATTTACCTGAGAAAATTCTATTCGTAATCGATACGACAAGAGAGAGAAATTGTACTCCTTTTAAACTTTCTACAGGAGCTAGCTATATGCCTCTGTTTATGATAAAACGaactattgaaaattttatttacattaaatctATCATTCAACATAGTCATGAATATGCATTAATGATTTTGAATTCTCAGAGCTCTCAATGGATATGCGATTTTACCAATAACACAAACAGCATTGTTAATCACTTGAATCTTATTAACGATGATGTTctagaagaagataaaaaatcatACGATTTTGGACAAATGTTTGATGAAATACAAAGAAACTTACCTCTACCAACAAAAGAACATGACACAACTGTTCCAACATTTGTTGTCAGAGTAATTTTAGTGTATTCACGCTCCAACAGTATACcaaaatttcatattgataaAAGACCTTTAGATATTCTTACAAGAaatccatatttttttatagatgtGTTGTATGTACATGAACCACCTTGCTCAGAAAATTTATGCGAAGAAGTTTATTCTGAAATAGCAAAATTGGatacaacaaatttttcatacatattAGAAGTAGGAAGGAACGCAGCAAAATTGCATGACAGTATGGCTAAATTACTGGCACATCCCCTACAAAGGCCACCTCAAAAAGATGTATGTTATGCAATTTGTCCATCTCCTGGTTCTCAAGAAAcctgtaataatatttaattgtataacTTCTGTCTTctgaaaattgttaaaagGAACATTAATgtaagtttaaaaaaatataatcattgACAATACATGCAATAAATGAAGCATTGAAGCTTAAGAAACCTCTCGTACTCCTGATATTGTTACGTGCTATATATACGCGATCAATATAAGCGTTTCGTTCATCGTTTTTTTGTTGATCACGTCacaaattctttttccttacagtgataaaattaaagaaagatgTTAAAGTAGCTTACATGTGGATTTACACACATACATTTGTAATACGTCGACTGTGTTTacacataaaaaattttcaacagaTTGTCACGCACGAAATATTACGACAAGGGATGGATAAAATAACATTCTTtgatttatcataaattttatatcaaacttTATAATCATTTACAAAACAATGTAACATAACATGAGAATATTCATCAACCATTCGCTCGCacgtattattaaatgtaaaaacaAGAAGTAAGTTAACTACATACTTACTACAAATAATGTTTCTCTGGAATTAACAGTATTTAATCTTTAATAGATAtgcttataatatttatatcacagCGTAGAAATActcaataaataaaactactTACAATTGAAAGTAGATTAGAACACAAATGGACGTTTCTCCTGTTTAACATCTCCTTTTTGTTACAGTACtaagtaataaaatacgtataacgtattcaACTTCATTTAATATCGCAGGTTGCATTTAATAATACAGGTTGTCCTTTTTAATTGGAACCAGTGTGATATCATATAAAGAActgaagatatatatatatatgaatgttGTTACAAATCTTTGATTTGATTTGAAAGAGGATTGTTTATAtgtcatataaataaatagcttTTCTGTAAGTGaagtaattcttttaaacgaaacgctatatttatgtatgtaacAATATTTACTGAAACGAATGAGACGATATGCAATTATCGACAATGAACgtgaaatatctttaaaaaggGATACATACGATTCATAGGGAATAGTTATCTATATCAGATAATGCATTTTAATGTATGtactttgtaatatattatctcGATACCAGATTATTCTTGTAAGGACAGTCCTTTAATGTCTTCAGTTTGTTATACGATATTCTACCGTTTTCTGTTAAAACATATATCTTGCATATCAAATATTACTTGTTAACACGATTGTTTGGTGATTTCAAATAACCAAGTGAAGTCAACGTCTCACATGAGAGAATGTTACATATCACTTGTGTATCACTTATTTAACTGTAATGGGAAGATTAAtacagtatatatatttacaaacgaCCTCTGCTtttacacaattttatagacTATAGCGATAAAAGAAGAACAAGAAATCAAGAAATATGGAATAACTGAGGTGTTAGCCGAAGATGAGATATGTAACGTTTTTAGAATTTGCGGTAACACCTTTATGTATTGCTGTATACTGTTTTCAGTCATTTTATCCAGTGTCGTGTTTGAATTTTCTGTTACGGAATTTTCCGCAgtgtttaataaaatgttggCGGCATTTGATTTAGATCGTATATCTTCAGGTTGCCAATTACCGCacaaaggaaaattatttggTACTGGCAACATATCTTTGTGTTCACCAACTTTGAAGATCAAGGACATTCCGACTTCCGCGTGAAACTCAATGTGACAGTGAAACAACCAATAGcctaaaattgataaaaatgaccataatataaaatttgtaaagataTCGAACGAACGTATAGTATACTGTGCTCCGATTATCTGTCAGAAATACCTGGATTGTCCGCATGAAATCGTACAATGGTATAACCACCATCCGGCACCGTTACAGTGTCTTTTAATGGAGCACGATCAAGATTTCGTTGTATCGCTCCCTTTTTATCCAATGCTTTTATTTCGTCAACGGTGACGTTTTTGCCGATTCTCTGCATTGCAATCACACGAAATTGATAGCCATGAAGGTGGAATGGATGATTCGCGTCATAAGAAAAacctaaataattaattatgaaaaatggAGCAATTTCAATCGTGTGATTTTTATGgatagataatatataataatttccaaaCCTTCATCCACTAAAATTACTTCCACCACACTACCAAGATCTACTCGGAGCACGTGAGTGCAAGCACAATAATCTTGCACACAATGTTTAACAGTACTCGCATTACAAAATTGATCTGAATCAATGAAATCTCTTTGAGATAACAAAGGCATGGATGGTAATTTCATTGAGATATGATTTAATTGAGGAGTGAGCACCCGCTTTATATCCTTCACTAGAAATTGCATcaagcaaaaatatatgtcctatgttatacatatacatatattgtatatctATTACATCTTTGGTCGATATGGGCGGTATTACCTTGATTAAATCCATAAAGGTTGCTCCTATGAAAATGAGGATTATCTTTCTTGTAAAAGTCATAAGACacataaaattgataatcAGGAGGTGCAGTATTAGATTTGTCATTTTTGTCCATAGCTTTTAACAGTGGTATACTGATACTTTTATTAGTTTCTGTACCCTCGTTTAAAGCATTTACTCgctgaaagaaaaaaacatttgTTATATGCACATCTTATTGCATTTAATATGTCTACATTCGTATAAATGTAGGTAtatgataaattgaaaaactcGAGCAAGTTACACACAAACACACCTGACCCATAGAATCGTTGGATTCGCGTTCGTACGCAACCACACCCTTTGGATCTTTCTTGGCCGCACCTTCGTATCGTAATATAGCAACCTGATGTGCTTTGGTAAATCTTTC
Coding sequences:
- the LOC132909570 gene encoding BRISC and BRCA1-A complex member 1-like translates to MSNTGSASCFIPDLKSSYSDEDNTLVRNLSGMNLPEKILFVIDTTRERNCTPFKLSTGASYMPLFMIKRTIENFIYIKSIIQHSHEYALMILNSQSSQWICDFTNNTNSIVNHLNLINDDVLEEDKKSYDFGQMFDEIQRNLPLPTKEHDTTVPTFVVRVILVYSRSNSIPKFHIDKRPLDILTRNPYFFIDVLYVHEPPCSENLCEEVYSEIAKLDTTNFSYILEVGRNAAKLHDSMAKLLAHPLQRPPQKDVCYAICPSPGSQETCNNI
- the LOC132909534 gene encoding uncharacterized protein LOC132909534, giving the protein MTHLKLTLFLIELFLLLRCFLSETIVTLRNDFEFGDIDPEIADELDWTKHPCRRNCKDEAPPMECRYVFRLEAYYTMSKACYDCPFNVTDCFREHCIPADGIQRSILVINRQMPGPPIEVCQGDRIIVDVINLLHSESTTMHWHGQHHVKTPYMDGVPYVSQCPILPGSTFRYDYIATEAGTHFWHSHLGFQRGDGVYGALIVRTPPKVNWHKTLYDIDEHTILISDWTHELGIDKFLSHHHAGGDNKPPNILVNGLGRFVVNRHGKNISAIMPIATFTVKQNARYRFRLINAEFLNCPIELSIDNHTIRVISSDGRDIEPVEAESLISYAGERFDFVIETHQNVDNYWIRLRGLMDCDERFTKAHQVAILRYEGAAKKDPKGVVAYERESNDSMGQRVNALNEGTETNKSISIPLLKAMDKNDKSNTAPPDYQFYVSYDFYKKDNPHFHRSNLYGFNQVKDIKRVLTPQLNHISMKLPSMPLLSQRDFIDSDQFCNASTVKHCVQDYCACTHVLRVDLGSVVEVILVDEGFSYDANHPFHLHGYQFRVIAMQRIGKNVTVDEIKALDKKGAIQRNLDRAPLKDTVTVPDGGYTIVRFHADNPGYWLFHCHIEFHAEVGMSLIFKVGEHKDMLPVPNNFPLCGNWQPEDIRSKSNAANILLNTAENSVTENSNTTLDKMTENSIQQYIKVLPQILKTLHISSSANTSVIPYFLISCSSFIAIVYKIV